The Mycetohabitans endofungorum genome contains a region encoding:
- a CDS encoding septal ring lytic transglycosylase RlpA family protein — protein sequence MKARWPRCYGTVCALLLLAGCATDSGRKEPTTVSPTMGRAGASSAAVVQSVSSRAKLALDALARGESGDAPADTAARHVSSLADAEPLVADAPDVSDFKQEGRASWYGPRFHGRRTANGERFDKNALTAAHRCLPLSSFVRVTNVANKRSVVVRINDRGPYHSGRIIDVSQAAASALGLQHSGTARVRLQGLSRDEARVAMAEQLASVR from the coding sequence ATGAAAGCTCGATGGCCTCGATGTTATGGGACCGTTTGCGCTCTTCTTCTGCTGGCCGGTTGCGCGACGGACAGCGGTCGCAAGGAGCCAACGACGGTGAGCCCGACGATGGGAAGAGCGGGGGCAAGCAGTGCGGCGGTCGTCCAGTCGGTGTCAAGCCGCGCAAAGTTAGCCCTAGATGCACTCGCGCGCGGGGAGTCGGGCGATGCGCCGGCCGACACGGCCGCACGTCATGTCTCTTCGCTTGCCGATGCCGAGCCGCTGGTCGCGGATGCGCCTGACGTGTCGGACTTCAAGCAGGAAGGGCGCGCATCTTGGTATGGCCCCCGTTTCCATGGCCGTCGTACTGCGAACGGCGAGCGCTTCGACAAGAATGCGTTGACCGCTGCGCATCGGTGCTTGCCGCTGTCATCATTCGTGCGTGTGACCAACGTGGCGAACAAGAGATCGGTGGTGGTGCGGATTAACGATCGTGGGCCGTATCACAGCGGACGGATTATTGACGTGTCGCAGGCGGCGGCGAGTGCACTTGGGCTGCAGCATTCCGGGACCGCAAGAGTGCGGCTGCAAGGCTTGTCGCGCGACGAGGCCCGCGTGGCGATGGCCGAGCAACTCGCGTCGGTCAGATGA
- a CDS encoding type II toxin-antitoxin system RelE/ParE family toxin has product MPQVIFAPAAIRDMQRLRDFLRPKNPDAARRAGEAIRQGVQALGAHPRMGRLVEGLPEQYREWPIDFGDSGYVARYRLDADAVTILAVRHQKEAGY; this is encoded by the coding sequence ATGCCACAAGTAATCTTTGCGCCGGCGGCTATCCGAGATATGCAGCGGCTGCGCGACTTCCTGCGACCGAAGAATCCTGATGCCGCGAGGCGGGCTGGTGAAGCGATTAGACAAGGCGTACAAGCTCTCGGCGCCCACCCTCGAATGGGACGTCTCGTAGAAGGTCTGCCCGAGCAGTATCGAGAGTGGCCCATTGATTTCGGGGATAGTGGTTACGTAGCTCGGTACCGCTTGGATGCCGATGCCGTCACGATCTTGGCTGTCCGACACCAGAAGGAAGCGGGGTATTGA
- a CDS encoding SIS domain-containing protein, which translates to MSIERIQRQFRESAELQLTALDALGVPIAAAIDAMFATLANGGKILTCGDGVCASDAQRFAAALVGRFERERPGLPALALANDDSMRALGGTQAHDEVFARQVRSLGHGDDILLAIGVHDEAPALVAAIDAAHEREMIVVALTGAGGGPLTQSLTDTDIHICVPAQRHARVHELQLLTIHCLCDGIDAMLLGEED; encoded by the coding sequence ATGTCGATCGAGAGAATTCAGCGGCAGTTCCGTGAGAGCGCGGAGTTGCAATTGACTGCATTGGACGCACTGGGAGTGCCGATTGCCGCGGCGATCGATGCTATGTTCGCGACACTGGCGAACGGCGGCAAGATCCTGACATGCGGGGATGGCGTGTGCGCATCGGACGCGCAGCGTTTCGCGGCAGCGCTCGTCGGCCGTTTCGAGCGTGAGCGTCCGGGGTTGCCGGCGCTTGCGCTGGCCAACGATGACTCGATGAGAGCGTTGGGTGGCACCCAGGCGCACGACGAGGTCTTCGCGCGCCAGGTGCGGTCGCTGGGACACGGCGACGACATACTGCTTGCGATCGGTGTGCACGATGAGGCACCGGCGCTGGTTGCGGCCATCGATGCTGCGCATGAGCGGGAGATGATCGTCGTCGCGCTGACTGGGGCCGGCGGCGGGCCGCTGACCCAATCGTTGACCGATACCGACATCCATATTTGCGTGCCTGCGCAGCGTCATGCGCGGGTTCATGAGCTTCAACTGCTGACGATCCACTGCTTGTGCGATGGGATCGATGCAATGTTGCTCGGGGAAGAAGACTGA
- a CDS encoding glycosyltransferase family 4 protein — protein sequence MRVMLVANTLWSIVIFRPGLLRTLVGMGVDVVVMAPVDDTLPRARELNVRVIPLELSAKGTNPLHDLGLVRTLVTCYRALKPDLVFHYTIKPNIYGSIAAKLAGVPCIAVTTGLGYAFVNTNLVARVAKVLYRFAFRFPREVWFLNGDDRQDFVAQRLVDPVKTQVLPGEGIDLAHFAPRAAGMPDGKVRFLLIARMLWDKGVGEYVEAARLVRAVYPQAVFQLLGATDVANPSAISAKQMRTWAAEGVVEYLGTTQDVRDIIARADCLVLPSYREGVPRTLLEGAAMAKPLVATKVIGCREVVVDGETGLLCAPRDAADLARKLQHIIEMGPDARATMGARGRRMVEQRYDERIVIERYLEAMQRIGLRITDMPVA from the coding sequence ATGCGCGTCATGCTGGTGGCCAATACGCTGTGGTCCATTGTCATCTTTCGTCCAGGGCTGCTGCGCACGCTGGTTGGAATGGGGGTTGATGTCGTCGTGATGGCGCCTGTCGACGATACGTTGCCACGTGCACGCGAACTGAACGTGCGGGTCATCCCGCTGGAGCTGTCCGCGAAAGGCACGAACCCGCTGCACGATCTCGGGTTGGTGCGCACGCTCGTGACGTGCTACCGTGCGCTGAAACCGGACCTGGTGTTCCACTACACCATCAAGCCGAATATCTATGGTTCGATCGCGGCCAAGTTGGCTGGCGTGCCGTGTATCGCCGTGACCACCGGACTTGGCTACGCGTTCGTGAATACCAATCTCGTCGCGCGCGTGGCCAAGGTGCTGTACCGCTTCGCTTTTCGTTTCCCGCGCGAGGTGTGGTTCCTCAACGGTGACGACCGGCAGGACTTCGTCGCGCAGCGACTGGTCGATCCGGTCAAGACGCAGGTGTTGCCCGGCGAGGGCATCGACCTCGCCCATTTCGCGCCGCGTGCAGCGGGCATGCCCGACGGCAAGGTGCGCTTTCTGCTGATCGCCCGCATGCTGTGGGATAAGGGGGTTGGCGAATACGTCGAGGCTGCCCGCCTTGTCCGCGCGGTGTATCCGCAGGCGGTGTTCCAATTGCTCGGCGCGACCGACGTTGCCAATCCAAGTGCGATCAGTGCCAAGCAGATGCGCACGTGGGCCGCCGAAGGCGTGGTCGAGTACCTCGGCACGACGCAAGACGTACGCGATATCATCGCGCGCGCTGATTGCCTCGTATTGCCGTCCTATCGCGAAGGCGTGCCTCGTACGCTGCTGGAGGGGGCGGCGATGGCCAAGCCGCTGGTGGCGACGAAGGTGATCGGGTGCCGGGAAGTCGTAGTCGACGGCGAAACCGGACTGTTGTGCGCGCCCAGGGATGCCGCGGACCTGGCGCGCAAACTTCAGCACATCATTGAAATGGGGCCCGACGCGCGCGCGACCATGGGCGCGCGCGGGCGACGAATGGTTGAGCAGCGCTACGACGAACGGATCGTCATTGAGCGCTATCTAGAAGCGATGCAGCGGATTGGATTGAGGATCACTGACATGCCGGTAGCGTGA
- the rsmI gene encoding 16S rRNA (cytidine(1402)-2'-O)-methyltransferase, which translates to MATPIGNVADITLRALHVLALVDRIAAEDTRNTAQLLARYQITRPLLAVHEHNEREAAQRVVDFLRAGERIAYVSDAGTPGISDPGARLVDAVRDAGLDVVPIPGASAVTAALSVVGDWASTFTFAGFLPTKPTQRTARLQALASREEALVFYEAPHRALETVRALAETLGPSRRMLIAREITKLHESLHQCRLAEGPAWLAADPNRLRGEFVLVVEGAGAPTQSDAHQHDAILTTLLNEVPVSTAVKLAVALTGASRGVLYARALELKKDGPGR; encoded by the coding sequence ATGGCGACGCCGATCGGCAATGTCGCCGACATCACGCTGCGCGCGTTGCACGTGCTTGCGCTGGTGGACCGCATTGCGGCGGAAGATACGCGCAACACGGCACAACTGCTCGCGCGTTACCAAATCACGCGCCCCTTGCTGGCGGTTCACGAACACAACGAACGCGAAGCCGCGCAACGCGTCGTTGATTTCCTGCGCGCGGGCGAGCGTATCGCGTACGTATCAGACGCGGGCACGCCTGGCATCTCGGATCCGGGCGCACGGCTGGTCGACGCAGTACGCGACGCAGGACTGGACGTGGTGCCGATACCGGGCGCCAGCGCGGTGACCGCGGCGCTAAGCGTGGTCGGCGACTGGGCAAGCACGTTCACCTTCGCCGGTTTCTTGCCGACCAAGCCAACGCAGCGGACCGCCCGGCTCCAAGCATTGGCGTCGCGTGAAGAAGCGCTTGTTTTCTATGAGGCGCCGCACCGCGCGCTCGAGACCGTACGCGCGTTGGCCGAAACGCTTGGCCCGTCGCGTCGAATGTTGATCGCGCGAGAAATCACCAAGCTACACGAGAGCCTGCATCAGTGCAGGTTGGCCGAAGGGCCAGCATGGCTTGCCGCGGATCCGAACCGGCTGCGTGGCGAGTTCGTCCTTGTGGTCGAAGGTGCTGGCGCACCCACGCAAAGTGATGCGCACCAGCACGACGCAATACTGACGACATTGCTAAACGAAGTGCCAGTCAGCACCGCGGTCAAACTGGCAGTCGCACTGACGGGCGCATCACGTGGCGTGCTCTATGCGCGTGCGCTTGAATTGAAAAAGGACGGACCGGGAAGATAA
- a CDS encoding YraN family protein — MSKRVGRVFESHALRHLSCHGLALVARNVRYRRGEIDLVMRTTDGTIVFVEVRARNRPDYGGALASVDVRKQYRLMAAARAFLATRLADGRLRAVPPCRFDIVAFEGGQLTWVVDAFSEDPRLR, encoded by the coding sequence ATGTCGAAGCGGGTCGGTCGTGTTTTCGAGTCGCATGCGCTGCGCCATTTGAGCTGCCACGGGTTGGCGCTAGTAGCGCGCAACGTACGTTATCGGCGCGGGGAGATTGACCTTGTTATGCGGACCACCGATGGGACGATCGTATTTGTTGAGGTCCGTGCTCGCAATCGCCCCGATTATGGTGGAGCACTCGCCAGTGTCGATGTGCGCAAGCAATACCGCCTGATGGCCGCCGCCCGGGCTTTCCTGGCTACGCGTCTGGCAGACGGGCGCCTACGGGCGGTGCCGCCTTGCCGGTTTGACATCGTCGCGTTCGAGGGAGGCCAACTGACGTGGGTCGTCGATGCCTTCAGTGAAGATCCGCGACTGCGGTAA
- a CDS encoding cation diffusion facilitator family transporter, with protein MTAPLPERQVVAQKSTLVSIVLNTVLMMTQIVVGVLAHSQALVADGVHSLADLVSDFVVLVANRHSGAHPDADHNYGHSRYETVASLFLGSLLIVVGIGMMWRGAQRIADLDGIPPVHVSALVVAVAVLFSKELLFRYMLREAQRVRSAMLVANAWHARSDAASSLVVAIGIVGSLAGWRWLDPIAVAVVGFMIVRMGWIFSWDALQDLSDRALDEQTTRRIREMLLSTPGVQGVHELRTRKMGDAALVDAHILVEPRITVSEGHYIAETARLRVLKEPHVLDALIHVDPESDDERIAWEALPPRDQLRKNLERELFPHGVQFVSFDIHYLRHGVELDLLLTPGSGAQAGGDHDLTQALDLDAVAQRLGVCQIRLQQRVGPAAVHATT; from the coding sequence ATGACCGCTCCGTTGCCCGAGCGCCAAGTCGTCGCACAGAAATCCACATTGGTGAGCATCGTACTCAATACGGTGCTGATGATGACGCAGATCGTGGTCGGCGTGCTTGCCCATTCGCAAGCGCTGGTTGCCGACGGGGTGCATTCGCTGGCCGACCTCGTGTCTGACTTCGTCGTGCTGGTTGCCAATCGGCACAGCGGGGCCCACCCGGACGCCGATCACAACTACGGCCATAGCCGCTACGAAACCGTTGCTTCGCTTTTTCTGGGTAGCCTGCTGATCGTCGTGGGCATCGGCATGATGTGGCGCGGCGCGCAGCGCATCGCCGATCTCGATGGCATTCCGCCCGTGCATGTGTCCGCGCTCGTCGTCGCCGTGGCGGTGTTGTTTTCCAAGGAATTACTGTTCCGCTATATGTTGCGCGAGGCGCAGCGGGTGCGTTCGGCGATGCTGGTGGCCAATGCATGGCATGCTCGATCCGATGCCGCGTCCTCGCTCGTGGTTGCGATCGGCATCGTCGGCAGTCTGGCGGGCTGGCGGTGGCTGGATCCGATCGCGGTAGCCGTCGTCGGCTTCATGATTGTCCGGATGGGCTGGATTTTTAGCTGGGATGCGCTTCAGGACTTATCGGACCGAGCATTGGACGAACAGACGACACGTCGGATCCGCGAAATGCTGCTATCGACACCTGGCGTACAAGGGGTGCATGAACTGAGAACGCGCAAGATGGGCGATGCGGCATTGGTCGATGCCCATATTCTCGTAGAACCTCGAATCACCGTTTCCGAGGGGCACTATATCGCAGAGACGGCCCGTTTGCGTGTGCTGAAGGAGCCGCACGTGCTTGATGCGTTGATCCACGTTGATCCGGAGAGCGACGACGAGCGCATCGCGTGGGAAGCGTTGCCGCCGCGCGATCAGTTGCGCAAGAATCTGGAGCGCGAACTCTTCCCTCACGGCGTGCAGTTCGTGTCGTTCGACATCCATTATCTGCGGCACGGCGTCGAGCTTGACTTGCTGCTCACACCGGGCAGCGGCGCGCAAGCCGGTGGTGACCATGACTTAACTCAGGCGCTCGATCTCGATGCCGTCGCCCAGCGTCTCGGCGTGTGCCAGATCCGGCTGCAGCAGAGGGTTGGTCCGGCTGCGGTGCACGCGACGACCTAA
- a CDS encoding H-NS family nucleoid-associated regulatory protein, with protein sequence MSSYKELLAQREKLEKQIEEAKAKEFAEVVNDIKQKMADYGITLADLGFGRGKLAKAGRPRAGVAPKYRDPASGSTWSGRGKPPKWIAGKNRDQYLIQQ encoded by the coding sequence ATGTCATCGTACAAAGAGCTTCTTGCACAGCGTGAAAAGCTGGAAAAGCAAATCGAAGAGGCAAAGGCCAAAGAGTTTGCTGAAGTTGTCAACGACATCAAACAAAAGATGGCCGATTATGGTATTACACTGGCTGATCTCGGCTTTGGCCGGGGCAAGCTGGCGAAGGCGGGACGGCCTCGTGCAGGTGTGGCGCCGAAATATCGCGACCCTGCTAGTGGCAGCACTTGGTCGGGTCGTGGCAAACCGCCGAAGTGGATTGCTGGAAAGAATCGGGATCAGTATTTGATTCAGCAATAA
- a CDS encoding MFS transporter: MSDQYSSNVPDPVATSPSSTARRLPRSTLWRARIATMAVFFVSGMLYASWGVNIPTVRDKFALDAAQLSVALLAVAGGSIAAMLCVGPWLAKVGTRRAYLITGPAMGVSASLVLTMPSYIALLAMLALFGVTMATIDVAMNAEASAIENAAARPIMSSLHGMWSIGGMGGAAAGAALLGLGIAPELHMAVVSLIATAVLLAARGRVLPHVAENRHPPPGKPHSGSRELALLGSVALIALIAEGAMYDWTTVYMRDIVLTSPAFAGTAYASFSAGMAVARFAGDWIRARLGAPQLVCMSALLACTGMVIALLLPFPYIVLTGFTLMGLGMANMMPVLFAAAANVKGVRAAQGLARVAGMAYVGLLVGPALIGGVAQATTLPIGLSIVALCAALVAVVGPRGLKRIGL; the protein is encoded by the coding sequence GTGTCCGATCAATACTCTTCGAATGTGCCTGACCCGGTTGCCACGTCGCCCTCCTCCACCGCGCGGCGATTGCCGCGCTCGACACTATGGCGCGCGCGCATCGCGACGATGGCGGTCTTCTTCGTGAGCGGCATGCTGTACGCGTCGTGGGGCGTAAACATACCGACGGTACGCGACAAATTCGCACTGGACGCCGCACAATTGTCCGTCGCGCTACTTGCAGTGGCCGGCGGTTCGATTGCGGCGATGCTGTGTGTCGGGCCATGGCTCGCGAAGGTGGGTACACGCCGCGCGTACCTGATTACCGGCCCCGCAATGGGAGTCAGTGCGTCGCTCGTGCTCACCATGCCTTCCTATATTGCACTGCTGGCCATGCTTGCACTGTTCGGGGTCACGATGGCCACCATCGATGTTGCAATGAATGCCGAAGCCAGTGCGATCGAGAACGCTGCTGCCAGGCCGATCATGTCGTCGTTGCACGGCATGTGGAGCATCGGCGGCATGGGCGGGGCGGCTGCCGGTGCGGCGTTGCTTGGCCTAGGTATTGCCCCTGAACTGCATATGGCTGTAGTGTCATTGATAGCCACCGCGGTCCTACTCGCGGCGCGTGGCCGCGTGTTGCCGCATGTCGCCGAGAATAGGCATCCGCCGCCGGGCAAGCCACACAGCGGCTCGCGTGAGTTGGCGCTGCTCGGCAGTGTCGCGCTGATCGCGCTAATCGCCGAAGGTGCAATGTACGACTGGACGACTGTTTATATGCGCGACATCGTACTGACCAGCCCCGCTTTTGCAGGTACGGCGTACGCGTCGTTTTCAGCCGGCATGGCCGTCGCACGATTCGCGGGTGACTGGATCCGCGCCCGTCTCGGCGCGCCCCAACTCGTCTGCATGAGCGCGTTGCTCGCCTGTACCGGCATGGTGATCGCGTTGCTGCTGCCTTTCCCGTATATCGTGCTGACCGGCTTCACGTTAATGGGACTCGGCATGGCGAACATGATGCCGGTACTGTTTGCCGCGGCGGCCAACGTCAAAGGCGTGCGCGCAGCGCAGGGCTTGGCACGTGTTGCGGGAATGGCATATGTGGGATTGCTGGTGGGCCCTGCGCTGATCGGTGGCGTGGCTCAAGCCACGACGCTACCGATTGGACTATCGATTGTCGCGCTGTGCGCAGCGCTGGTCGCCGTCGTCGGGCCGCGGGGCCTGAAACGCATCGGACTGTGA
- a CDS encoding MBL fold metallo-hydrolase — protein MQVKLIPVTAFMQNCSLLVCEQTQRAAIVDPGGDLELIQAQVQKHGASVEKVLLTHGHVDHCAGARALASYYGVPIEGPHPDEQFWLALLPQQSTRFGLPAAQAFEPDRWLHDGDTVRFGNEILEVLHCPGHTPGHVVFFSREHRLALVGDVLFAGSIGRTDFPRGNHADLISSIRKKLWPLGDDVRFVPGHGPMSTFGDERRTNPYVADHITAS, from the coding sequence ATGCAAGTCAAGCTGATTCCCGTCACTGCCTTCATGCAGAACTGCTCGCTGCTCGTGTGCGAGCAGACTCAACGCGCCGCCATTGTTGATCCGGGAGGAGATCTGGAATTGATCCAGGCGCAGGTGCAAAAGCACGGCGCGAGCGTAGAAAAGGTTTTGTTGACGCACGGACACGTCGACCATTGCGCAGGTGCCCGTGCATTGGCAAGCTACTACGGCGTGCCGATCGAAGGACCGCATCCGGATGAACAATTCTGGCTGGCATTGCTGCCGCAGCAGAGCACGCGTTTCGGCCTACCGGCGGCGCAAGCGTTCGAGCCGGACCGCTGGCTACACGATGGCGATACCGTGCGGTTCGGCAATGAGATACTGGAGGTCCTTCACTGCCCGGGACACACGCCGGGACACGTGGTTTTTTTCAGCCGCGAACATCGACTTGCGCTGGTCGGTGACGTACTGTTCGCGGGATCGATCGGGCGGACAGATTTTCCGCGCGGCAATCATGCAGATCTTATCTCGTCGATCCGCAAGAAGCTGTGGCCGCTCGGTGACGACGTACGCTTCGTCCCCGGACACGGTCCGATGTCGACCTTCGGCGACGAGCGGCGCACGAACCCATACGTGGCGGACCACATTACTGCCAGTTAA
- a CDS encoding BON domain-containing protein, whose protein sequence is MTATCVRKTLMHAVLAVGLASSLQGCGLLLLGGAAGGTLVAVDRRTLGAQTEDREIQIKALKRIGGALPDTAHVNLTVYNRRVLLTGEVPDEATKQKAESIVRDITNVSSIANELAVQPASSFSSRTSDTYISSKVQAALVGSKDISANYYKWTTERGIVYLMGLVTVDEGNRGADVVSRVTGVKQVVKLFQYVKPEDAKSLVATPASGASAASAPEVEQPTGATVGEVPPSGVTAQPLDQQPPAPVSNSAIKPGNPEASN, encoded by the coding sequence ATGACTGCCACTTGCGTTCGCAAAACGCTTATGCATGCCGTCCTGGCCGTGGGCCTTGCTTCATCGCTCCAGGGCTGCGGCCTGCTGCTGCTGGGCGGCGCGGCCGGCGGTACGCTGGTTGCTGTTGACCGGCGCACGCTCGGGGCACAGACGGAGGACCGCGAGATCCAAATCAAGGCATTGAAACGGATCGGCGGTGCATTACCGGACACAGCCCACGTCAACCTAACGGTTTATAACCGTCGCGTGTTGTTGACCGGTGAGGTGCCGGATGAAGCCACGAAGCAAAAGGCCGAGTCGATTGTGCGTGATATCACTAATGTGAGCAGTATCGCCAATGAACTGGCCGTGCAGCCCGCGAGCTCGTTTTCTTCGCGCACCAGCGATACGTATATCAGCAGTAAGGTGCAGGCCGCGTTGGTTGGCAGCAAGGATATCTCGGCGAACTATTACAAATGGACCACGGAGCGCGGCATTGTTTATTTGATGGGCTTGGTGACGGTTGATGAAGGCAATCGTGGAGCGGATGTCGTCAGTCGCGTGACCGGTGTGAAGCAGGTCGTCAAGTTGTTTCAGTACGTGAAGCCCGAGGATGCGAAGTCGCTGGTGGCGACGCCGGCATCCGGTGCTAGCGCGGCTTCTGCACCCGAGGTGGAGCAGCCGACGGGGGCGACAGTGGGCGAGGTGCCGCCGTCAGGGGTGACCGCGCAACCGCTTGATCAGCAACCGCCCGCTCCCGTGTCCAACTCGGCGATCAAGCCGGGTAACCCGGAGGCTTCAAATTGA
- a CDS encoding exonuclease has protein sequence MDEIYVSTDIEADGPIPGPHSMLSFASAAYTADKQLIATFSANLDTLPGASAHPIQDAWWKTQPDAWAACRTDTRAPEEALPAYVDWVEALPGKPVFVAYPAGFDFTFMFWYMMRFAGRCPFSWSALDIKTLAFAMTGLPYRKAIKPRLPKHWFDAHPHTHVALDDAIEQGALFCNMLSELRVHQAAHAQWLAETTNDGLAKATPLDPTAGPAESETEPGQQGGGL, from the coding sequence ATGGACGAAATCTATGTCAGCACTGATATCGAGGCTGACGGCCCAATTCCCGGCCCGCATTCAATGCTGAGTTTCGCATCAGCGGCCTATACCGCGGACAAACAACTGATCGCAACGTTCTCTGCCAACTTGGACACGCTGCCCGGCGCGTCTGCGCATCCGATTCAGGACGCGTGGTGGAAAACGCAACCCGACGCTTGGGCAGCATGCCGTACAGATACGCGCGCGCCCGAAGAAGCACTGCCCGCCTATGTCGATTGGGTCGAGGCTTTACCCGGCAAGCCCGTCTTCGTGGCTTATCCGGCCGGCTTCGACTTCACGTTCATGTTCTGGTACATGATGCGCTTTGCTGGCCGCTGCCCGTTTTCCTGGTCGGCGCTAGACATCAAGACGCTGGCGTTTGCAATGACCGGGCTGCCTTACCGGAAGGCGATCAAGCCGCGACTGCCGAAGCACTGGTTCGACGCCCATCCGCACACGCATGTGGCGCTCGACGATGCGATCGAGCAGGGGGCATTGTTTTGCAACATGCTGTCGGAGTTGCGCGTCCACCAGGCGGCGCATGCCCAATGGCTGGCGGAGACAACGAACGACGGACTCGCGAAAGCAACGCCTCTCGACCCAACGGCAGGCCCCGCGGAGTCCGAAACGGAACCCGGACAACAGGGCGGCGGCCTTTGA
- a CDS encoding c-type cytochrome: MSGVNQVRRHEVWLLVGFRSVQWGLLCWGVAVVLAGTSTGAHAYDAERAQTLAKQNACFGCHAIERKLVGPSFAEIAQRYKADATAPARLVKKVMRGGAGVWGPIPMPSQPRLSEADAKVLVDWVLAGAPRK; this comes from the coding sequence ATGAGTGGCGTCAATCAGGTGCGTCGGCACGAGGTTTGGTTGTTGGTTGGGTTTAGGTCTGTTCAGTGGGGACTGTTGTGTTGGGGCGTGGCCGTTGTGCTGGCGGGGACGTCCACCGGTGCACATGCGTATGATGCCGAGCGCGCGCAGACCCTGGCGAAGCAGAATGCTTGCTTTGGTTGTCATGCCATCGAGCGCAAACTCGTCGGGCCCAGCTTTGCTGAGATCGCGCAACGGTACAAGGCGGATGCGACGGCGCCCGCGCGGCTGGTCAAGAAGGTCATGCGGGGTGGAGCAGGGGTATGGGGACCGATTCCGATGCCGTCGCAACCTCGGTTGAGTGAGGCTGATGCGAAGGTATTGGTGGATTGGGTGCTGGCAGGGGCGCCGCGGAAGTAG
- a CDS encoding HugZ family protein — MNIPVTAPIHLLHAQPVGVLATHARQSTGFPFPTVLSYALDAHHRPVVLVSRLAEHTRNLAADSRAGFLVYDPAVDVSNTERVTIVGRFEPTDETGATLARRYLRYHPEAEQYLALGDFVFYVLRPQRIRYIGGFGTMGWLDAAQWDGLPALAEHEEQALIDALTPSDAAARGFRLLGVDRFGADWVQHGCRARVALNEPQNDLEALRAALAAELRQLS, encoded by the coding sequence TTGAACATCCCTGTAACTGCTCCGATTCATCTGCTGCACGCCCAACCGGTGGGAGTGCTGGCGACGCATGCTCGCCAATCAACAGGATTTCCATTTCCGACGGTTTTGTCCTACGCGTTGGATGCGCACCATCGTCCGGTTGTCCTAGTCAGTCGTCTGGCAGAGCACACGCGCAATCTTGCCGCGGATTCGCGCGCGGGTTTTCTCGTCTACGATCCCGCAGTTGACGTGTCGAACACCGAACGGGTCACGATCGTCGGGCGGTTCGAGCCGACCGATGAGACAGGGGCGACGCTGGCGCGTCGATATTTGCGTTATCATCCAGAGGCTGAGCAATATTTGGCGCTGGGCGACTTTGTGTTTTACGTGCTCAGGCCGCAGCGCATCCGCTACATCGGCGGATTTGGCACAATGGGATGGCTGGACGCCGCGCAATGGGATGGTTTGCCTGCACTTGCGGAGCACGAAGAGCAGGCGTTGATCGACGCATTGACGCCGAGCGACGCGGCAGCACGCGGTTTCCGCCTGCTTGGGGTCGATCGCTTCGGCGCGGATTGGGTGCAACACGGCTGCCGTGCACGTGTAGCGCTGAACGAGCCGCAAAACGATCTGGAGGCGTTGCGCGCGGCGCTTGCCGCCGAACTGCGTCAACTCAGCTGA
- a CDS encoding Lrp/AsnC family transcriptional regulator, translating into MALDAFSQKILRLLQLDARRSVQEISDQVGLSSTPCWRRIKEMEQSGVIQRYTALLDREKLGLPMCALAHIHLTRHTEGGVEQFEREIATCPEVTECYSTTGEADYILKIVAADIKAYDTFLHERIFTIPAVAQVHTSIVLREIKFDTQLPL; encoded by the coding sequence TTGGCACTCGATGCGTTTTCTCAAAAGATATTGCGCCTGCTGCAGCTCGATGCGCGCCGCTCGGTACAGGAAATTTCCGATCAAGTCGGTTTATCGAGTACGCCGTGCTGGCGACGAATCAAGGAAATGGAGCAGTCGGGGGTGATCCAGCGCTACACTGCGTTGCTCGACCGGGAAAAGCTCGGATTACCTATGTGCGCGCTCGCCCATATCCATTTGACGCGCCATACCGAGGGCGGCGTGGAGCAATTTGAGCGGGAAATCGCGACCTGCCCGGAAGTCACCGAATGCTATAGCACGACGGGCGAGGCCGATTACATCCTAAAAATCGTTGCAGCCGATATCAAAGCTTACGACACGTTCCTGCACGAGCGCATTTTCACGATTCCAGCCGTCGCGCAAGTCCACACCAGCATCGTACTGCGGGAAATCAAGTTCGACACGCAATTGCCGCTTTGA